The proteins below come from a single Leptidea sinapis chromosome Z, ilLepSina1.1, whole genome shotgun sequence genomic window:
- the LOC126978905 gene encoding probable cytochrome P450 305a1 has product MIVTVIALFVLTVIGYLINFVTKPRYFPPGPPWLPFVGSSTIIQKLTSQHGSQWKAYSQLAKEYSTNVLGLKLGSELVVVVFGEKNVRHVFTEREFEGRPNSFFLRLRCFGKRMGITSVDGPLWQEHRQFTVKHLKNVGFGKTAMEMEIQKELLNIYDYLDRHRSETINPKDILAKSVMNILWKYTAGERIKEERLNCLLDLLNERSKAFSMAGGWLNQWPWIRFILPDLSGYTLIKKMNQQISDIIEETIVKHKNKEIEGSDFIYSFMEEMNKNNETFTEEQLKIVCLDILIAGSQTTSNVVEFALLLLLRYKDVQQKLYDEIEKTIGSNVPSWTDTNRLIYTMAFIFEVQRYYTIVPLVGPRRVLQETIIEDYTIPKNSTVLPCVGDVHFDPLLWDEPELFKPERFIDTDGKLKNPEHFYPFGMGRRRCPGDALAKSFIFIVVVGLVQKYRLEIGNGVLPSMEPVIGLISAARPFTASFIPRA; this is encoded by the exons ATGATTGTGACAGTTATCGCTCTGTTTGTCTTGACAGTAATCGGATACTTGATCAACTTTGTCACTAAGCCAAGATATTTTCCACCAG gtCCACCGTGGCTTCCATTCGTTGGTTCCAGTACTATCATTCAAAAGTTGACATCACAACACGGATCACAATGGAAGGCATATTCACAGTTAGCTAAAGAGTATTCTACAAATGTTCTTGGCTTGAAACTGGGTTCAGAATTAGTTGTCGTTGTTTTCGGGGAGAAAAATGTGCGACATGTTTTCACGGAGCGGGAGTTTGAAGGACGGCCGAATAGTTTCTTTCTACGTTTAAGATGTTTTGGCAAAAGAATGG GAATTACCTCCGTCGATGGTCCTTTATGGCAAGAGCATAGACAATTTACTGTGAAACACTTGAAAAATGTTGGCTTCGGTAAAACTGCAATGGAAATGGAAATTCAAAAggagttattaaatatttatgattacCTTGATCGTCACAGGAGTGAAACTATTAATCCTAAAGATATATTGGCAAAATCGGTCATGAATATTCTGTGGAAGTATACTGCTG GTGAAAGAATAAAAGAAGAACGATTGAATTGTCTGTTGGATTTATTGAATGAGAGGTCGAAGGCATTTTCCATGGCAGGGGGTTGGTTGAACCAATGGCCTTGGATACGGTTCATATTACCCGACTTAAGTGGCTATACGCTTATTAAAAAGATGAATCAGCAAATATCCGACATTATTGAG GAAACTATTGTGAAACATAAGAATAAGGAAATTGAAGgaagtgattttatttattcatttatggaagaaatgaataaaaataatgaaacctTTACTG AGGAACAATTAAAGATCGTTTGTCTAGATATCTTGATCGCCGGCTCACAAACTACAAGCAACGTCGTAGAATTTGCTTTATTGTTGTTGTTACGATATAAAGATGTTCAGCAAAAACTATATGATGAGATTGAAAAGACGATTGGATCCAACGTTCCATCATGGACCGATACCAATAG GTTGATCTACACTATGGCTTTCATCTTTGAAGTACAAAGATACTACACCATTGTTCCTTTAGTAGGTCCCAGGAGAGTATTGCAAGAGACAATCATTGAGGATTACACCATTCCTAAAAACAGTACGGTATTGCCTTGTGTTGGCGACGTACACTTTGATCCACTTCTTTGGGATGAACCGGAACTATTCAAACCCGAAAGATTTATAGATACAGATGGAAAATTGAAAAATCCAGAGCATTTTTACCCGTTTGGCATGG GTAGGAGACGATGTCCTGGTGATGCTCTAGCGAAGTCCTTCATCTTCATAGTTGTTGTGGGTCTCGTCCAAAAGTATAGGCTTGAAATCGGAAATGGAGTCCTCCCGTCTATGGAGCCTGTAATTGGTTTAATTTCCGCCGCACGACCGTTTACTGCCAGTTTTATTCCACGCGCCTGA